The Stenotrophomonas sp. BIO128-Bstrain region TGCGCCGTGCCCGTAGGCATCGGCCTTGATCACCGCAACGGCCTTGCCGCCCCCCAGTTCGCGCGCCAGCCGGTAATTGCTGCGCAGCGCGTCCAGATCAATCAACGCACGGGCTGGGCGCATGAACTCGGCTCACGGTGACGGACAGAGGCGGCGTGGTGGGTGTAACGGAAGATATCCAGGCCTTCGGTGCTGATCTGCGGCTGGCGGGCATCCATCAGGTCGGCCAGGTAGCGGCCGGAGCCGCACGCCATGGTCCAGCCCAGGGTGCCGTGGCCGGTATTGAGGAACAGGTTGCGGTACGGCGTGGCGCCGACCACCGGGGTGCCGTCCGGCGTGGCCGGGCGCAGGCCGGTCCAGAACTCGGCGCGCGAGAGATCGCCGCCATCCGGGTACAGATCACGTACCACTTTCTCCAGCGTGGCGCGGCGGCGCGGCGAGAGCGACAGGTCGAACCCGCCCACCTCGGCCATGCCACCGACGCGGATGCGGTCGTCGAAACGGGTCACGGCCACCTTGTAGCTTTCATCCAGGATGGTCGAGGTCGGCGCCATTGCCGGATCGGTGATGGGCAGCGTCAGCGAGTAGCCCTTGAGCGGGTACACCGGCAGCTGCATGCCGAGCGGTGCGACCAGCGACGGCGAGTAACTGCCCAGCGCGACCACGTAGTGATCGGCGGTTTCCAGCTTGCCATCGATGCGCACGCCGGTGATGCGGTCGCCATCGCTGTGCAGGCCGGCGATGTCCTGGTCGAAGCGGAATTCGACCCCGGCATCGACGCACATCTGCGCCAGGCGACGGGTGAACAGCTGGCAATCACCGGTCTGGTCGCGCGGCAGGCGCAACGCGCCGACCAGCTTGTCGGCCACGCCGGCCAGGGCCGGCTCATGGGCGATGATGCCCGCGCGGTCGAGCACCTGGTACGGCACGCCGTACTGGGCCAGCACTTCGATGTCCTGCGCGGAGGCATCCAGCTGCTGCTGGGTGCGGAACAACTGGGTGGTGCCCAGGTCGCGGCCCTCGAATTCGATGCCGGTCTCGCGGCGCAGCTCGTTGAGGCAGTCGCGGCTGTACTCGGACATGCGCACCATGCGCGCCTTGTTGATCGCGTAGCGCTCGTGCGTGCAGTTGCGCAGCATCTGCGCCAGCCAGCGGTACTGGTGCCAGTCCAGGCCCGGGCGGATCGCCAGCGGCGCATGCTCGGAGAACAGCCATTTGACCGCTTTGAGCGGCACGCCGGGGGCGGCCCACGGCGAGGTATAGCCGAACGACAGCTGCCCTGCGTTGGCGAAACTGGTTTCCAGCGCCGGACCGGGCTGGCGGTCGACGACCGTGACTTCAAACCCGGCCTGCCGCAGGTACCAGGCACTGGTCGTGCCGATCACACCGCTGCCAAGGACTAGAACGCGCATGACACCTCTCCAACCCGATCATTCCCTGCGCAGGAGCACGCCGGGACCATAATTGAGGAAGTATAGTCAGCCACAACCAATCAATTCGCCTGTTTTTCCTGCATCAGGCAGGATATTGTCCCGCCAACATCCTCGAGAGGCTGACGCCGATGGCCACGCGTGCCCGTGAACTGGACAAGATCGACCGCAAGATCCTGCGCATCCTGCAGGCCGAGGGTCGCATTTCCTTCACCGAACTGGGTGAGCGGGTCGGGCTGTCGACCACGCCCTGCACCGAGCGCGTGCGGCGGCTGGAGCGCGACGGCGCGATCACCGGCTATTACGCCAAGCTGGATCCGCATTACCTCAAGGCCAGCCTGCTGGTATTCGTAGAGATCAGCCTGGCCTACAAATCCGGCGATATCTTCGAGGAGTTCCGGCGCGCGGCGCTGAAGCTGCCCAACGTGCTGGAGTGCCACCTGGTGTCGGGCGATTTCGACTATCTGCTCAAGGCACGCATCAGTGAGATGGCCTCTTACCGCAAGCTGCTCGGCAGCACGTTGCTGACCTTGCCGCACGTGCGTGAATCCAAGAGCTACATCGTGATGGAAGAGGTCAAGGAAACCCTGACCCTGCCGATCCCGGATTGATGCCGGGCCGATAACGCAGAAAGGCGGCGCGCGTGCGCGCACCGCCTTCGTTCATTGCGTCAAGCGCATCAGCGCTGCTGCTTCTGGTCCTGGTGCTTCTGGTCCTGCTGCTTGCCGCCCTTCTGATTCTGCTGGTCCCACTGCTGCTGGTTCTGCTGGCCGGGCTTCTTGTTCTGCTGCTGACTGCCCTGCTGCTCCTGCGGCGATTTGCCGGGACTGCGGTTCTGCTGGTTAGCCATGATTGCACTCTTCTCGAAAAACCTCGGGGAATGCGCTGGGTTGCGGCGCGGGTACAGGGTCCCGCCGATCCGGTTAATCACAGGCGAAAAAACAGTGAGGTGGTGCGTTGACGGCGATGACTGCGGGCAGCCCGATGTAAACCATTCATTCGCCGCGGCCCAGCGCCGCAGCCCTCACGGTTTTATCTGCTGGCCATCGCCACTGGGCACTGCGTCGTAGTAACGCCCCGTGCGGGTATCGAGCACGCGGTTGGGGCCCACCTGCTTGACCCCCGGAATGATCCGGCCGTTTCGGTCGTAGACCTTGCTCTGCACGGCCGGCCCCCGCATCGGCGCCGGCTGCGATGGGCCTTGGCTCTGGATCGGGTGCGTGCGCAGCTGCTGTTGGGTCTGCGAGGACGATTTCACCGGCGCCATCTGCCC contains the following coding sequences:
- a CDS encoding D-amino acid dehydrogenase; the encoded protein is MRVLVLGSGVIGTTSAWYLRQAGFEVTVVDRQPGPALETSFANAGQLSFGYTSPWAAPGVPLKAVKWLFSEHAPLAIRPGLDWHQYRWLAQMLRNCTHERYAINKARMVRMSEYSRDCLNELRRETGIEFEGRDLGTTQLFRTQQQLDASAQDIEVLAQYGVPYQVLDRAGIIAHEPALAGVADKLVGALRLPRDQTGDCQLFTRRLAQMCVDAGVEFRFDQDIAGLHSDGDRITGVRIDGKLETADHYVVALGSYSPSLVAPLGMQLPVYPLKGYSLTLPITDPAMAPTSTILDESYKVAVTRFDDRIRVGGMAEVGGFDLSLSPRRRATLEKVVRDLYPDGGDLSRAEFWTGLRPATPDGTPVVGATPYRNLFLNTGHGTLGWTMACGSGRYLADLMDARQPQISTEGLDIFRYTHHAASVRHREPSSCAQPVR
- a CDS encoding Lrp/AsnC ligand binding domain-containing protein, with the translated sequence MATRARELDKIDRKILRILQAEGRISFTELGERVGLSTTPCTERVRRLERDGAITGYYAKLDPHYLKASLLVFVEISLAYKSGDIFEEFRRAALKLPNVLECHLVSGDFDYLLKARISEMASYRKLLGSTLLTLPHVRESKSYIVMEEVKETLTLPIPD
- a CDS encoding lana protein, which codes for MANQQNRSPGKSPQEQQGSQQQNKKPGQQNQQQWDQQNQKGGKQQDQKHQDQKQQR
- a CDS encoding classical arabinogalactan protein 4, yielding MVLIPVQVHGEDLNRRREITMYRPRRLAAALLALLPLGAVAQIGPPPSPTATRPVVAPPPTPAPLPIPVQPAPADSLSGQMAPVKSSSQTQQQLRTHPIQSQGPSQPAPMRGPAVQSKVYDRNGRIIPGVKQVGPNRVLDTRTGRYYDAVPSGDGQQIKP